In Ferribacterium limneticum, a genomic segment contains:
- a CDS encoding phosphoglycerate kinase — MNVIKLTDLDVAGKRVFIRADLNVPQDEAGNITEDTRIRASLPSIKYCLDKGAAVMVTSHLGRPTEGELTHEDSLMPVAVRLGQMLHTSVRLIQDWVDGGFEVKPGEVVLLENCRVNKGEKKNNDELAQKMAKLCDVYVNDAFGTAHRAEATTHGIAKYAPVACAGMLMGAEIDALTKALTNPKRPLVAIVGGSKVSSKLTILKSLASKVDQLIVGGGIANTFLLASGKRIGDSLAEADLVKEAHAIMDIMKERGAEVPLPTDVVVADEVSALARANKISVDDVAVHDRILDVGPKTAAALSQIIANAGTIVWNGPVGVFELPQFAGGTKMMASAIAHSEAFSIAGGGDTLAAIAKFHIHDDVGYISTGGGAFLEFLEGKTLPAIQVLEERAAK, encoded by the coding sequence ATGAACGTCATCAAACTCACCGACCTCGATGTAGCCGGCAAGCGCGTTTTCATCCGCGCCGACCTCAACGTGCCGCAGGACGAAGCCGGCAACATCACCGAGGACACCCGCATCCGCGCCTCGCTGCCGTCGATCAAGTACTGCCTGGACAAGGGCGCCGCTGTCATGGTCACCTCCCACCTCGGCCGTCCGACCGAAGGCGAGCTGACCCACGAAGACAGCCTGATGCCGGTCGCCGTGCGCCTCGGCCAGATGCTGCACACCTCCGTGCGCCTGATCCAGGATTGGGTCGATGGCGGTTTTGAAGTCAAGCCGGGCGAAGTCGTCCTGCTCGAAAACTGCCGCGTCAACAAGGGCGAGAAGAAGAACAACGACGAGCTGGCCCAGAAGATGGCCAAGCTCTGCGACGTTTATGTCAACGACGCCTTCGGCACCGCCCACCGCGCCGAAGCGACCACCCACGGCATCGCCAAATACGCTCCGGTAGCCTGCGCCGGCATGCTCATGGGCGCCGAAATCGACGCCCTGACCAAGGCCCTGACCAACCCGAAGCGCCCGCTCGTCGCCATCGTCGGCGGCTCCAAGGTGTCGTCCAAGCTGACCATCCTCAAGTCGCTGGCCAGCAAGGTCGACCAGCTGATCGTCGGCGGCGGCATCGCCAACACCTTCCTGCTCGCCTCCGGCAAGCGCATCGGCGACTCGCTGGCCGAGGCCGACCTGGTCAAGGAAGCCCACGCCATCATGGACATCATGAAGGAACGCGGCGCCGAAGTGCCGTTGCCGACCGACGTCGTCGTCGCCGACGAAGTCTCGGCCCTGGCCCGCGCCAACAAGATTTCGGTCGATGACGTTGCGGTGCACGACCGCATTCTCGACGTCGGCCCGAAGACTGCCGCCGCGCTTTCGCAAATCATCGCCAACGCCGGCACCATCGTCTGGAACGGCCCGGTCGGCGTCTTCGAACTGCCGCAGTTCGCCGGTGGCACCAAGATGATGGCCTCGGCCATCGCCCACTCCGAGGCTTTCTCGATTGCCGGCGGCGGCGATACGCTGGCTGCCATCGCCAAGTTCCATATCCATGACGACGTCGGCTACATCTCGACCGGCGGCGGCGCCTTCCTCGAATTCCTCGAAGGCAAGACCCTGCCGGCGATTCAGGTTCTGGAAGAACGCGCTGCGAAATAA
- a CDS encoding class 1 fructose-bisphosphatase yields the protein MAQRTLARYLTEEQRNKGVITGDLKFLIEIVSRACHVISVAIGKGGLGGVLGEAGSDNVQGEAQKKLDVLSNDILLDANEWGGHLAAMASEEMDLPHLVPNRYPQGEYLLTFDPLDGSSNIDVNVSIGTIFSVLKCPEGADLSTPEAAEAAFLQPGTAQVAAGYAVYGPTTLLVLTVGDGVVVFTLDRELGQFILTQENVQIPADTKEFAINMANQRFWEAPVMRYVTEMQAGKEGPLGKDYNMRWVASMVADVHRIMTRGGIFMYPVDSKLKGQGGKLRLMYEANPMAMLIEQAGGAATTGRQRILDIQPEKLHQRVPVILGSKNEVDRVTGYHGG from the coding sequence ATGGCACAGCGCACGCTGGCACGTTATCTCACCGAAGAGCAACGCAACAAGGGCGTCATCACCGGCGACCTCAAGTTCCTGATTGAAATCGTTTCGCGGGCCTGCCACGTCATTTCCGTTGCCATCGGCAAGGGCGGCCTCGGCGGCGTACTCGGCGAAGCGGGCAGTGACAACGTGCAGGGCGAAGCCCAGAAAAAGCTCGATGTCCTGTCCAACGACATCCTGCTCGACGCCAACGAATGGGGCGGCCACCTCGCCGCCATGGCTTCCGAAGAAATGGACCTGCCGCACCTGGTCCCCAACCGCTATCCGCAAGGCGAATACCTGCTGACCTTCGACCCGCTCGACGGCTCGTCGAATATCGACGTCAATGTCTCAATCGGCACTATTTTCTCGGTTCTCAAATGTCCCGAAGGCGCCGACCTATCGACCCCCGAAGCGGCCGAAGCCGCCTTCCTGCAACCAGGAACGGCACAGGTTGCGGCCGGCTACGCGGTTTACGGACCGACCACCCTGCTCGTCCTGACCGTCGGTGACGGTGTCGTCGTGTTCACTCTCGACCGTGAGCTGGGTCAGTTCATCCTGACCCAGGAAAACGTGCAGATTCCCGCCGACACAAAGGAATTCGCCATCAACATGGCCAACCAGCGTTTCTGGGAAGCCCCGGTCATGCGCTATGTGACAGAGATGCAGGCCGGCAAGGAAGGTCCGCTCGGCAAGGATTACAACATGCGCTGGGTCGCCTCGATGGTCGCCGACGTGCATCGCATCATGACGCGCGGCGGCATCTTCATGTACCCGGTGGACAGCAAGCTCAAGGGCCAGGGTGGCAAGCTGCGCCTGATGTACGAAGCCAACCCGATGGCCATGCTGATCGAGCAGGCCGGCGGTGCCGCAACCACCGGCCGCCAGCGCATTCTCGACATCCAGCCGGAGAAACTGCATCAACGCGTGCCGGTCATCCTCGGGTCGAAAAACGAAGTCGACCGCGTCACTGGCTATCACGGCGGCTGA
- a CDS encoding thioredoxin family protein, with product MVALNPPVCDFGRPAIDFDLPGVDGKRHTLSSCRGPNGLLVMFICNHCPYVKAIIDRLIRDCRDLAKHGIGCVAIMSNDVTVYPEDSPESMARWATELAFPFPYLYDETQLVAKAYGAICTPDFFGYNASLELQYRGRLDASGRNPAPADARRELYEAMCEIARSGDGPREQAASIGCSIKWQI from the coding sequence ATGGTCGCTTTGAACCCACCCGTCTGCGATTTTGGCCGACCGGCCATCGATTTCGATCTGCCCGGCGTCGATGGCAAACGCCACACGCTTTCAAGCTGTCGTGGCCCGAACGGCCTTCTGGTCATGTTCATCTGCAACCACTGCCCCTACGTCAAGGCGATCATCGACCGCCTGATCCGCGATTGCCGCGACCTTGCCAAACACGGCATCGGCTGCGTCGCGATCATGAGCAACGATGTCACGGTCTACCCGGAAGATTCACCGGAATCGATGGCGCGCTGGGCGACCGAACTGGCCTTTCCATTTCCCTATCTGTACGACGAAACGCAGCTTGTCGCCAAGGCCTATGGTGCCATCTGCACGCCGGACTTCTTCGGCTACAACGCCAGCCTCGAACTGCAATACCGCGGCCGCCTCGATGCCTCCGGCAGAAACCCCGCTCCCGCCGATGCCCGGCGCGAACTCTACGAAGCGATGTGCGAAATCGCCCGTAGCGGCGACGGGCCGCGCGAACAGGCCGCGTCAATTGGCTGCTCGATAAAATGGCAAATATAA
- a CDS encoding 16S rRNA (uracil(1498)-N(3))-methyltransferase, whose product MNLPRFYCREALSPGAHVELPEPVARHAVRVLRLPPGASMILFDGRGGQYPAQIERIERDRVMAVLGAWEDVECESPLAITLVQALQAGDKMDFTIQKAVELGVRSIVPVESRRSVLRLAGERAGKRVAHWQGVVASACEQCGRNQVPLVAPLEKLENWLARPANGVMRLMLAPEAEQTLASIRPVGEVQLLIGAEGGLDPQEMIAAETAGFQAVRMGPRILRTETAGLAALAAMQVLWGDFRGE is encoded by the coding sequence ATGAATTTACCCCGTTTTTACTGCCGAGAAGCCCTTTCGCCAGGGGCTCACGTTGAATTGCCGGAGCCCGTGGCGCGCCACGCGGTGAGAGTGTTGCGCCTGCCGCCCGGGGCGTCGATGATTCTTTTCGACGGGCGTGGCGGCCAGTATCCGGCGCAGATCGAGCGCATCGAACGGGACAGGGTCATGGCGGTACTCGGTGCCTGGGAGGATGTCGAGTGCGAGTCGCCGCTGGCGATTACGCTGGTCCAGGCGCTGCAGGCCGGCGACAAGATGGATTTCACCATTCAGAAAGCGGTGGAACTGGGCGTTCGCAGCATCGTCCCGGTCGAAAGTCGGCGCAGCGTATTGCGGCTGGCCGGTGAGCGGGCTGGCAAGCGCGTGGCGCACTGGCAAGGGGTGGTTGCCTCGGCTTGCGAACAATGCGGCCGTAACCAGGTGCCCCTGGTGGCTCCGCTGGAAAAGCTCGAAAACTGGCTGGCCAGGCCGGCCAATGGCGTCATGCGCCTGATGCTGGCGCCGGAGGCAGAGCAGACGCTGGCCTCGATCCGGCCGGTCGGTGAGGTGCAACTGCTGATCGGGGCCGAAGGGGGGCTTGATCCGCAGGAAATGATCGCGGCTGAAACGGCGGGCTTTCAGGCGGTGCGCATGGGGCCGCGCATTCTGCGGACGGAAACGGCCGGCCTGGCTGCCTTGGCAGCGATGCAGGTACTTTGGGGTGACTTCAGGGGGGAATAA
- a CDS encoding putative bifunctional diguanylate cyclase/phosphodiesterase, whose protein sequence is MRRQLAYLQSVVSSMPQGISVFDEQLRLRVWNQGFIDALELPPDAVHEGIHFSDVIRIPVARGDYGQGDSEQLVERITARIGKFEAQRLEETRPNGRSYLIQNEPLFIGAESAGFITTYTDISEQRASAEREQLAQKVYTHTPAGIIFTDEAHRILSINPATTLMTGYEAFELLGQTVYGLITLDEEHTQDAFERDLVLRASWQGELEVTRKNGDSFPAGTRVNRVDDPQSGLPAHYVWILADITERKQSEERMRHIAQHDALTGLPNRMALLMRLAQLLPEARRHGWKIAMMFLDLDRFKIINDTLGHQVGDELLREVACRLSAVVRETDFVARLGGDEFVIILPGISSAADAAVVAGKAIGALSSAIEANGHELHTSPSIGISLFPDDGPDGDTILKNADTAMYHAKAAGRNNFQFFATEMNQITSERLNIEHKLRHAIARNELALCFQPQFLAGDREPIGVEALLRWHHPTDGMISPARFIPVAEETGIIVEIGEWVLATACREMKRWIDAGLKPLRMAVNVSARQLRRRDFCETVANALTLSGLPAELLELEITESSVMENPQEAILILERLGRMGVTLAIDDFGTGYSSLAYLKLFPIDHLKIDRSFVADIETDLNDRAIAFGTIALAHSLGLKVIAEGVETEDQLELLRTNGCDEVQGFLLSKPLYSAAAFTFLHARCPAE, encoded by the coding sequence ATGCGACGTCAATTGGCCTATCTGCAGTCTGTCGTATCGAGCATGCCGCAGGGCATCAGCGTATTCGACGAGCAGTTGCGCCTGCGCGTCTGGAATCAGGGATTTATCGATGCGCTCGAACTGCCACCCGACGCCGTTCATGAGGGCATTCATTTCTCCGACGTGATCCGCATTCCGGTCGCGCGTGGCGATTACGGGCAAGGCGATAGCGAACAACTGGTCGAACGCATCACGGCACGCATCGGCAAATTCGAAGCTCAGCGTCTCGAAGAAACCCGCCCCAACGGGCGCTCCTATCTGATCCAGAACGAGCCGCTATTCATCGGCGCCGAGTCTGCCGGGTTCATCACCACTTATACCGATATTTCCGAGCAGCGGGCCAGCGCCGAACGCGAACAACTGGCGCAAAAGGTTTATACCCACACGCCGGCCGGCATCATTTTCACCGACGAGGCTCACCGTATCCTGTCAATCAATCCGGCCACCACCCTGATGACCGGCTACGAAGCCTTCGAACTGCTAGGGCAGACCGTCTATGGGCTGATTACGCTGGATGAGGAGCACACGCAGGATGCCTTTGAGCGGGATCTGGTCTTGCGCGCATCGTGGCAAGGCGAGCTTGAAGTCACCCGGAAAAATGGCGACAGCTTCCCGGCCGGAACCCGGGTCAACCGCGTCGACGACCCGCAAAGCGGTTTGCCGGCGCACTACGTCTGGATTCTGGCCGACATCACGGAGCGCAAGCAGTCCGAAGAACGCATGCGGCATATCGCCCAACATGACGCGCTGACCGGTCTGCCCAATCGCATGGCCCTGCTCATGCGCCTCGCCCAGCTGCTGCCCGAAGCCCGGCGCCATGGCTGGAAGATCGCCATGATGTTTCTCGATCTCGATCGTTTCAAGATCATCAACGACACGCTCGGTCACCAGGTTGGTGACGAATTGTTACGTGAAGTGGCCTGCCGCCTGTCCGCTGTCGTCCGCGAAACCGATTTCGTCGCCCGCCTGGGCGGTGACGAATTCGTCATCATCCTGCCCGGCATCTCGTCGGCGGCCGACGCCGCCGTCGTTGCCGGCAAGGCCATCGGCGCACTGTCCTCAGCCATCGAAGCCAACGGGCACGAACTGCACACCAGCCCGTCGATCGGCATCAGCCTCTTCCCCGATGACGGGCCGGATGGCGACACCATCCTCAAAAATGCCGACACGGCGATGTACCACGCCAAGGCGGCGGGCCGAAACAACTTCCAGTTCTTCGCCACCGAGATGAACCAGATCACCTCGGAACGCCTGAACATCGAACACAAGTTGCGCCACGCCATCGCCCGCAACGAACTGGCACTGTGCTTCCAGCCACAGTTCCTCGCCGGTGATCGGGAACCGATCGGCGTCGAAGCCCTGCTCCGCTGGCACCATCCCACCGACGGCATGATTTCGCCGGCCCGCTTCATCCCGGTCGCCGAAGAAACCGGCATCATCGTCGAGATTGGCGAGTGGGTACTGGCTACCGCCTGCCGCGAAATGAAACGCTGGATCGACGCCGGACTGAAACCCCTGCGCATGGCGGTCAACGTTTCGGCACGCCAGCTACGCCGTCGCGATTTCTGCGAAACTGTCGCCAATGCGCTGACCCTGTCCGGTCTGCCGGCCGAACTGCTTGAACTCGAGATCACCGAGAGCTCGGTGATGGAAAACCCGCAGGAAGCCATCCTGATTCTCGAACGCCTCGGCCGCATGGGCGTCACGCTGGCCATCGACGACTTCGGCACGGGCTACTCCTCACTGGCCTACCTCAAGCTTTTCCCGATCGACCACCTGAAAATTGACCGCTCCTTCGTCGCCGACATCGAAACCGATCTCAACGACCGTGCCATCGCTTTCGGCACCATCGCCCTGGCCCATTCGCTGGGCCTCAAAGTCATTGCCGAAGGCGTCGAAACCGAAGACCAGCTTGAACTGCTGCGCACCAATGGCTGCGACGAGGTCCAGGGCTTTCTGCTGAGCAAGCCCTTGTATAGCGCCGCGGCCTTTACCTTCCTGCACGCAAGGTGTCCGGCAGAGTAA
- the tkt gene encoding transketolase has translation MSVSNLPKFSPLTGAIRALAMDAVQQANSGHPGAPMGMAEIAEVLWRRHLRHNPANPHWPDRDRFVLSNGHGSMLIYSLLHLTGYDLSIDDLKNFRQLHARTPGHPEYGYTAGIETTTGPLGQGISNAVGFALAEKVLAAEFNKPGHEIVNHHTYTFLGDGCLMEGVSHEACSLAGTLGLGKLIAFWDDNGISIDGHVEGWFTDDTPKRFAAYGWHVIADVNGHDSDAIERALVAAQAVTDKPSLICCKTTIGAGSPNKQGSHDCHGAPLGKDEIAAAREYIGWTHGPFEIPADIYAAWDRKAAGAATEGDWNTRFAAYRAAFPAEAAEFERRVIKGELPANWEATKAAYIATCRDKAENIATRKASQNAIAALVPAVPEIFGGSADLAGSNLTFVKGSKGVTRTEGGNYCYYGVREFGMTAIANGIALHGGLVPYTATFLVFSDYARNGIRMAALMKQRQIMVYTHDSIGLGEDGPTHQPVEHIPSLRIIPNLDVWRPADATETAIAWTSAVDRKNGPSLLALSRQNLPTVTQKVADADIAKGGYVLSEADGEAQLTFIATGSEIKLALDAQAALAGEGIKTRVVSMPCTNVFDRQSAEYKASVLGGCKKRIAIEAAHPDFWRKYVGLHGAVIGIDRFGESAPAGQLFDMFGFTVANVVKTAKALLS, from the coding sequence ATGAGCGTCAGCAATCTCCCCAAGTTTTCTCCCCTGACCGGCGCCATCCGCGCACTGGCCATGGACGCAGTCCAGCAGGCCAATTCCGGCCATCCGGGTGCCCCGATGGGCATGGCGGAAATCGCCGAAGTCCTCTGGCGCCGTCATCTGCGGCACAACCCTGCCAACCCGCACTGGCCTGACCGCGACCGCTTCGTGCTGTCGAACGGCCACGGCTCGATGCTGATCTATTCGCTACTGCACCTAACCGGCTACGATCTTTCCATCGACGACCTCAAGAATTTCCGCCAGTTGCACGCCAGGACGCCGGGCCATCCGGAATACGGCTACACCGCCGGCATCGAAACGACGACCGGCCCGCTCGGCCAAGGCATTTCCAACGCCGTCGGCTTCGCGCTGGCGGAGAAGGTCCTGGCCGCCGAATTCAACAAGCCCGGCCACGAAATCGTCAATCACCATACCTATACCTTCCTCGGCGACGGTTGCCTGATGGAAGGCGTTTCGCACGAAGCCTGCTCGCTGGCCGGCACGCTCGGCCTCGGCAAGCTGATCGCCTTCTGGGACGACAACGGCATTTCCATCGATGGCCACGTTGAAGGCTGGTTCACCGACGACACCCCGAAGCGTTTCGCAGCCTATGGCTGGCATGTCATTGCCGATGTTAATGGCCATGATTCCGATGCCATCGAGCGCGCCCTGGTCGCTGCCCAGGCGGTGACCGACAAGCCGAGCCTGATCTGCTGCAAGACCACCATCGGTGCCGGTTCGCCCAACAAGCAGGGCTCGCACGACTGCCACGGCGCGCCGCTCGGCAAGGACGAAATCGCTGCCGCCCGCGAATACATCGGCTGGACGCACGGCCCCTTCGAAATCCCGGCCGACATCTACGCCGCCTGGGATCGCAAGGCTGCCGGTGCTGCTACCGAAGGCGACTGGAATACCCGTTTCGCCGCATACCGCGCCGCCTTCCCGGCCGAAGCCGCCGAGTTCGAGCGCCGCGTCATCAAGGGCGAACTGCCGGCCAACTGGGAAGCCACCAAAGCCGCGTACATCGCCACCTGTCGCGACAAGGCCGAGAACATCGCCACCCGCAAGGCTTCGCAGAACGCCATCGCTGCGCTGGTCCCAGCCGTGCCGGAAATCTTCGGCGGCTCGGCCGACCTGGCTGGTTCCAACCTGACCTTCGTCAAGGGCAGCAAGGGCGTCACCCGCACCGAAGGCGGCAATTACTGCTACTACGGCGTCCGTGAATTCGGCATGACCGCCATTGCCAACGGTATCGCGCTGCATGGCGGCCTGGTGCCCTACACCGCGACCTTCCTGGTTTTCTCCGATTACGCCCGCAACGGCATCCGCATGGCGGCGCTCATGAAGCAGCGCCAGATCATGGTTTATACCCATGACTCCATCGGCCTCGGCGAAGACGGCCCGACGCACCAGCCGGTCGAGCACATCCCCAGCCTGCGCATCATCCCGAATCTCGACGTCTGGCGCCCGGCCGATGCGACCGAAACGGCCATCGCCTGGACTTCTGCGGTCGACCGGAAAAATGGCCCGAGTTTGCTCGCCCTGTCGCGCCAGAACCTGCCAACCGTGACGCAAAAGGTTGCCGACGCCGATATTGCCAAGGGCGGCTACGTGCTTTCCGAAGCCGACGGCGAAGCGCAGCTCACCTTCATCGCCACCGGCTCCGAAATCAAGCTGGCGCTCGACGCCCAGGCCGCGCTGGCCGGCGAAGGCATCAAGACGCGTGTCGTCTCGATGCCCTGCACCAACGTTTTCGACCGCCAGAGCGCCGAATACAAGGCCTCCGTGCTCGGCGGCTGCAAAAAACGCATCGCCATCGAAGCCGCTCACCCGGACTTCTGGCGCAAGTACGTCGGCCTGCATGGCGCCGTGATCGGCATCGACCGCTTCGGCGAGTCGGCACCGGCCGGCCAGTTGTTCGACATGTTCGGTTTCACGGTGGCCAACGTCGTCAAGACGGCCAAGGCGCTGTTGTCCTGA
- the gap gene encoding type I glyceraldehyde-3-phosphate dehydrogenase: protein MAIKVAINGFGRIGRCTLRAIYEQGLQNEFDVVAINAAGDLATNSHLLKYDTTHGRFRTSVETEGENCIIIDGKKIAFYSTKNPKDINWADHGVDIVLECTGAYTSKAKAQPLLEQGAKRVLISAPGGDDVDATIVYGVNEGLFKSDMTVVSNASCTTNCLAPVAKILSDSIGIKQGLMTTIHAYTNDQVTVDVRHKDLRRARAAAANIIPTKTGAAKAVGLVLPELKGKVDGFALRVPTINVSLVDLTFTAGRNTTKEEINALMTAAANGPLKGVMDVNNEPLVSSDFNHTTVSSTFDATQTRVIQGEDGSTLVKVLAWYDNEWGYSCRMLDAARAWMAAK from the coding sequence ATGGCTATCAAGGTTGCAATCAACGGTTTTGGTCGTATCGGTCGCTGCACGCTGCGCGCCATTTACGAGCAGGGTTTGCAAAATGAATTCGACGTCGTCGCCATCAATGCTGCTGGCGATCTGGCGACCAACTCGCACCTGCTCAAGTACGACACCACGCATGGCCGTTTCCGCACCAGCGTCGAAACCGAAGGTGAAAACTGCATCATCATCGATGGCAAGAAAATCGCCTTCTACTCGACCAAGAACCCGAAGGACATCAACTGGGCCGACCACGGCGTTGATATCGTTCTCGAGTGCACCGGCGCCTACACCTCCAAGGCCAAGGCCCAGCCGCTGCTCGAACAGGGCGCCAAGCGCGTGCTGATCTCCGCCCCGGGCGGTGACGACGTCGATGCCACCATCGTCTATGGCGTCAATGAAGGCCTCTTCAAGTCGGACATGACCGTTGTTTCCAACGCTTCGTGCACGACTAACTGCCTGGCTCCGGTCGCCAAGATCCTGTCTGATAGCATCGGTATCAAGCAGGGCCTGATGACCACCATCCACGCCTACACCAACGACCAGGTCACCGTCGACGTCCGTCACAAGGACCTGCGCCGCGCCCGCGCCGCTGCCGCCAACATCATCCCGACCAAGACCGGCGCCGCCAAGGCCGTCGGCCTGGTGCTGCCGGAACTCAAGGGCAAGGTCGACGGCTTCGCGCTGCGCGTACCGACCATCAACGTCTCGCTGGTCGACCTGACCTTCACGGCCGGCCGCAACACCACCAAGGAAGAAATCAACGCCTTGATGACCGCCGCCGCCAACGGCCCGCTCAAGGGCGTGATGGACGTCAATAACGAGCCGCTGGTCTCGTCCGACTTCAACCACACTACCGTTTCTTCGACCTTCGATGCGACGCAGACGCGTGTGATTCAAGGCGAAGACGGCAGCACGCTGGTCAAGGTTCTGGCCTGGTACGACAACGAGTGGGGTTACTCCTGCCGCATGCTCGACGCCGCCCGCGCCTGGATGGCCGCCAAGTAA
- a CDS encoding type I glyceraldehyde-3-phosphate dehydrogenase: MPLRLAINGYGRIGRCFLRALQESSVAHDLQVVAINEPANLESMAYLTRFDSTHGRFPGSVDVADGQLLIDGRAIRVSHARTPEAVDWRGIDLVVECSGSYGQRENLAKFINAGCPRLLLSHPGASGDDVDATIVAGINQHTLTGAERLVSAASCTTNAIVPILDLLDREVGVDQALLTTLHSVMNDQPLIDGYHHDDLRRTRSAMQSIIPVSTGLARGIERLLPQLTGKVQAKAIRVPTLNVSAIDLTISTQRPVSAHSINALLADAARGPLKKLVAYSEAAHASIDFNHDPHSAIVDGSQTRTAGTHLVNLFVWFDNEWGFANRMLEVADYWSQHWTQESIT; encoded by the coding sequence ATGCCACTGCGTCTTGCCATCAACGGTTATGGCCGTATCGGTCGCTGCTTTCTGCGCGCGCTCCAGGAGTCCAGCGTCGCCCACGATCTCCAGGTAGTCGCCATCAATGAGCCGGCCAATCTGGAGAGCATGGCCTACCTGACACGTTTCGATTCGACGCACGGCCGCTTTCCCGGCAGCGTCGACGTGGCCGATGGGCAACTGCTGATCGACGGCCGGGCCATCCGCGTCAGCCACGCCCGCACGCCGGAGGCCGTTGATTGGCGCGGTATCGACCTCGTCGTCGAATGTTCCGGTTCCTACGGTCAACGGGAAAATTTGGCCAAATTCATCAACGCCGGCTGCCCGCGCCTGCTCCTTTCGCACCCCGGCGCCAGCGGCGACGATGTCGATGCGACCATCGTCGCCGGCATCAACCAGCACACGCTGACCGGGGCAGAACGTCTGGTCTCGGCCGCCTCGTGCACGACCAACGCCATCGTCCCGATCCTCGACCTGCTCGACCGCGAAGTCGGCGTCGACCAGGCCTTGCTCACCACGCTGCACTCGGTCATGAACGACCAGCCGCTGATCGACGGCTATCACCATGACGACCTGCGCCGGACACGCTCGGCCATGCAGTCGATCATCCCGGTGTCGACCGGGCTGGCCCGCGGCATCGAGCGCCTGTTGCCGCAACTGACCGGCAAGGTGCAGGCCAAGGCCATCCGCGTGCCGACCCTCAACGTCTCGGCCATCGACCTGACGATCAGCACCCAGCGCCCGGTTTCGGCGCACAGCATCAACGCCCTGCTCGCCGACGCGGCGCGTGGCCCGCTCAAGAAGCTGGTCGCCTATTCCGAAGCGGCGCACGCCTCGATCGATTTCAATCACGACCCCCATTCGGCCATTGTCGACGGCAGCCAGACACGCACCGCCGGCACCCATCTGGTGAACCTCTTCGTCTGGTTCGACAACGAATGGGGCTTCGCCAACCGCATGCTCGAAGTGGCCGACTACTGGTCACAACACTGGACGCAAGAATCCATTACTTAA